GCAATTACAAAATCAGGCTCGGCAAGTGGAGGTTCGTCATCAGGTTCTGGCTCTTCAAGTGGTGGTTCTTCTGGAGGAGGAGCTTCTTCTTCTGAAAGTCTTTCTATTTCTCAGTCAAAAACACAAAACGGTGTTGGAGCTTGCTCTAGGTTGAGAGAAATAACTTCTGTTAGTCAGATAAAAAATGCCATTCAAGTGTCTTCGGCTTCTGCACTAAAAGCGGCTTTGAATTCTGTTTCAAATGGCGGTGCAATTGTTCTTTCAAAGGGAACTTATTCATTTTCTGAAACACTAACTATTTCTTCTTCTAATAACGGCTCATCTTCTGCTATGAAGTATGTTATTGCAGCTCCTGGAACAACTGCGGATCAGGTTATTCTCGATTTTTCTGGACAAAGCCTTGCAGATTCAAACCGTGGAATTCAACTGTTTGGTGATTGGTGGCATTTTTATGGGATTACGATAAAAGGTGCTGGGGATAACGGAATGTATGTTTCTGGAAATAATAATATAGTAGAAAACTGTATTTTTGTTGAAAATCGTGACACAGGACTTCAGATTGCTCGAGAAAGTTCATCTCTTTCTAATATGAGCGATTGGCCTGCAAATAATCTTATTTTGAACTGTACTTCTTACGATAATGCAGATAAAACTGGAGAAAATGCAGACGGGTTTGCCTGCAAGTTAACCGCAGGAAACGGGAACGTATTTGATGGTTGTATTGCTTATTCAAATTCCGATGACGGTTGGGACTTATACGCAAAAGAAGTAACAGGGCCAATAGGTGTTGTTACTATAAAAAACTGTATAGCATTCAATAACGGAAAATTGACAACAGGTTCAACTTACGGAAATGGAGATATGAACGGATTTAAACTTGGTGGTTCAAATGGAAAAGTTCCTACAGCTCATATAGTTTCAAATTGTGTTGCATTTTCAAACGGGCATGATGGCTTTACAGACAATGGAAATGGTGGTCCTTTAAAACTTACAAATTGTACTTCCTACAATAACGAAAAAGTGAACTTTAATTTTGGGCGCACAAACAAGGGTGAATTTACAGGACTCGTTACCGCTTCTCCAAAAAATTCCGACAAATACGGAACATCTTCTGTTGCTTCAACGCTTTCTAAAACTCTGTATTTTACAAACGGCAAATATTATTGGCTTGCTTCTGCAACTGCAATAACAAACGGTAAAAAAGATGTTGGGACAGTTGTTGGCACACCAAGTTTTAAATCTACATCTCTGCCATCTGCAAATACAACTGTACATGCTTCCCTGCGCAATGCTGATGGAACGATAAAACTTGGAAATATCCTTGTTCCAAATGATTCTAACTATATAGGAGCTAGATTTTCAACTCAAGCGGCAACTTTAAAAGGTGTAAGTCTCTATACAAAATAAAATTTCTTGCAAAACTGTCAACATTGCTTGTCGGTCGCACATCCTTGTGCGACCGTGCGGCAGGGTCTACTTGTAGCCCCGCTGCCCGCCTGCGAGCTTACAGCAGCAAGGGATTGGAGTTTCAAGAAAACTTCCGTGTTTTCTTGAAACGGACAGTTTTTTTGCAAAAACTGTCAACATTTTGTTGTCGGTCGCACATCCTTGTGCGACCGTGCGGCAGGGATTGGAGTGGTGGCGAAGCCGTCGACCGCAGGAGCGTAGCGACGAGGACGATGAGCGTTAGCGAACCACGCAAAGCCCGGTTTTTGCGGAACTCAAGTGGAGCAAAAAGCCGCCCTGCAAATTCGCTATTTTGTTAAAGCGTAAAATCTGCTGTTTGAGCGGAGGTTGCCTTTATTAAGTCTTGTGGTGATATGACTATCTGCTCGCCGCGGATTCCTGCACTTATGTAGAGTTTGTCGCAGGAGAGAGCAGATTGGTCGATGAAGGTTTGAAAGTTTTTTTTCATTCCGAGTGGGGAGCAGCCGCCTCGTATGTAACCTGTGAGCGATAAGAGTTCGTCGCTTTTTACAGGTGCTATTTCTTTTGAATTTGTTAGTGTGCGCGCTTTTTTTAAATTTATTTCTTGGGCTGCGCTTTGGCAAAAGACAAAAATCTGCATGGATTCGTTTTTCATTACGATTGTCTTAAAACATTTTTCGATTTGAATGTTCAATTTTTGTGCGATGTTTTGTGCAGCTCCGCGTTCTAGTTCGTGTTCGCCGTCATCTTCGTAGGTAAGAACTTCATATTTTATTTTGAGTTTGTCTAAAATTCGCATTGCGTTTGTTTTTTTCATATCGTTGCCTTTATTTTACTGCAATATATAGTCGTTTGTAAAAAAAAATATTATCTTGTAAGCGTATATACTAAAAAGTTTGCCTTTGCAAACAGGGAGTAAAAATGGCTAAGGAAAAAACGCCGATAACACTTTTGTGCGGTTACTTAGGTGCTGGTAAGACGACCTTGTTGAATCAAGTTCTTTCAAATCAAAAAGGATATAAAGTTGCAGTTATTGTAAATGATATTGGTGAAGTGAATGTTGACGCAAGATTGATTGCCGAAGGGGCAAAAATTACTGATACTTCGGATATTGTTCCGCTTACAAATGGGTGTATCTGTTGTACTTTAAAATCTGACCTTTCAAAAAATATTGAAAATCTTATAAAGAGCAAAAAATACGACTATGTCATGATTGAAGCGTCTGGCGTTTGTGAACCTATGCCAATTGCTCAAGAAATTGAAACGATAAAAAATGGCGTTTTGGATAATGTTGTTGGCGTTGTTGATGCTGCGCGCCTTGTTGACGAATTTGCTGGTGGAAATAAGCTTTTAAACAAGGAAAAAATTGGTGAAGAGGACATTGAGTCGTTGCTGGTTCAGCAGATTGAATTCTGTTCGACTCTGGTTATCAACAAAAAAGATTTAGTTACAGAAGATGAATTCAAAAAGGTTAGAAAAGTTATAGAGACCTTGCATCCTGGAGTAAAAATCATTGAGACGGATCACGGCAAGGTTGATGTTGCAGAAATTCTTTCTACAGGTTCATTCGATTTTGAAAAAGTTTACGCTTCTGCTGGCTGGTGCAAAAAACTAGAAGAGGGCGATTTTGACGAAGACGATGAAGACGAGCATGAGCATGGTGAACACGACCACCACGATGATGAACACGGACATCATCATGAGCATGAGGGCGAGCATCATCACGAACATGATGGCCATGAAAGCGAACATGATGAACATCACGAACACGAAGACGAGCATGGACATCATCGCGCACATCACCACCATGAACACAAACACGAAGGCGACAGCGGTGCCGACGAAGATGAATACGGAATTGGAACTTTTATATATTACAGAAGGAAACCATTTGTAAGGCAGTTACTCGACGAGTTTGCTTCACGATGGCCAAAAAACATCATTCGATGCAAAGGTCTTATGTGGTTTGAAGATGAACCTGAAATGGCTTGGGTTTTTGAAACAAGCGGAAGGCAAATTCAGGCAGGTTATTCTGGACAGTGGATTGCCGTTGCACCAGAAAAAGAGCAAAAAGAAATCCTTGAGGCAAATCCCGACATTAAAAAAGAATGGGATAGCGAAGTTGGCGACAGGATGATAAAACTTTGCATAATAGGTCAAGACTTGGATAAAAAAGCGATAACTGCCGAATTAGACAAGTGCCTTGCAAAATAGAATAAGATGAATCGCATTGAGCAGGGATGAAGTTTTTTTCTGCTCAGTGGATTTTTTTTAGAAACTCCAGTTTTTGTAGAGAATCGATAGCGAAGCGCTTTGTTGAGCAAGACGAGGGAAATCACTATAATTTTTCTCTATGGAAACACGTAACATTTTTGAAAACATTTCTTGTATCGATCACAGATACTCTTTGTCGGAGGCCGAAGCTTTTTCTGGTCTTTCAAAATACATTTCTGAAGAAGCATCTGTTCGCTCTCATGCTTTGTGCGAGGCGGCTCTTGTAAAAGCACATTTAAAACTTCGCGGTAAATTGACAGCAGAAATCTCAAAAAAACTGGATGAAGTTGCCCAAAATATAGATCCAAAAGAAGTTTACGAAGAAGAAGAAAAGACAAAACATAATATTCGCGCACTTGTAAACGTGATGAAGACCAAAGTTGACGGAGACATTGGCCCTCTTATCCACTTGGGTGCGACTTCTGTTGATATTTTGGACACAGGCCTTTCCTGTAGGATGCGAGATGTTACCAAAAATGTTGTAATTCCAGAACTAAAAAGACTTGAAAACTATCTTTGCGATATTGCAGAGCGCGAATGTGCAACACCACAAGTTGGGCGCACTCACGGACAGCATGCAGTTCCAATCACTTTTGGCTGGGAAATTGCAGAATTTGTTGCCCGACTTGGAAAATCAATTTTAAAAATCGAAGAACTTTCAGACAATCTTGTTGGAAAACTGGCAGGTCCTGTAGGTGCATACAATGGTCCTTCTATGATTGTAAAGGATCCTGAAGAATTGGAAAAAATTTATGTAGAGTTTTTGGGATTAAAGCCTTCTGAATATTCAAATCAGCTTGTTGAAGTGGAGCATGTTCTTAGACTTTTGCTCGAGATGAACGTTGCCTTTGGAATTATTGCAAACCTTGCCGATGATTTGCGTAATCTTCAACGTTCTGAAATTGGCGAAGTTTTTGAATATTTTGCTGCAACTCAAGTGGGCTCTTCTACGATGCCTCAAAAACGAAATCCTTGGAACAGCGAACACGTAAAGTCTTTGTGGAAGGCGATGTGTCCGCGCGTTATAACTTTTTATATGGATCAGATTTCTGAACACCAGCGTGATTTGACAAATTCTGCTTCTCAACGATTTATTGCCGACTATGTTGCTGGTTTTACTATGGCAGTTGCAAGGATGAACAGCGTAGTCAAAGGCTTGCAGGCTGACAAAGAAGGCATGGCACGCAATCTTGAAAATGCTGGCGGAAAAGTCAAAGGCGGTGTTCTTGCAGAACCTGCGTATATTTTGCTCGGAGAAGCTGGCTATAACGACGGACACGAAATTATCAGAAACATAACACTCGAAGCCGAAAAGACTGGAAAAACATTTTTTGAAGTTCTAAAAACTCACGAAAAAGAATACAAAGATATCACCGCACAACTGGAAAAACTTGGAATTGAAAACCCGGCAAACTTTTTTGAACACCCTGCAAATTACTGCGGTCTGGCTGCAAAAAAATCTGCAAGGCTCGCAAAAAAATATCGCGAGCTGATGAATTAATTTTATTTTGCTCTTCTAGTTGCGTTTTAATTTACAAGCGCCTCGTTAGAACGCAACTAAATTTATGAGTTTTGAACTTCTTCCTGGTGTAAAAATTCGTTTAGTTCTTCTATAACTTCTTCCGGGTCAATTCCGTGTCCCATTGCCGCTTCTTCTAAAGTTTCAAGTTGCGAAGCAAAACAGCCAACACAGTGCATTCCCATCATCATAAGTGGCTCAACAAGTTGAGGATATTCTTTTACAAGGGTTGAAATCAACATATCTTTTTTTATTTTTTTATCGTCGGTTTTGGCATTTAAATCCTGCTGCATAAAATTCTCCGAAATAAATATCTGTATTTAAAAATATAATGATTTTATTCAATATCGTGTGGATTAGGCTCTATAAATTGATGTAATATTTATCCGACTGGATTTTAACTGCCTGTCGGTGCGACTGTGCGACAAAAGCGGAAGGGTCTACTTGTAGCCCCGCTGCCCGCTTGCGAGCTTCCAACGGCAAGGGATTGGAGTGGCGGCGAAGCCGTCGACCGCAGGAGCGCAAGCGACGAGGACGATGAGCGTTAGCGAACCACGCAAAGCCCGTTTTTTGCGAAACGCCAGTTGAGTAAAAAGCCGCCCGTAAATTCATGAAAAAAATGGGTTATGGATATTTAATTTTAATATTTGATGTGAATCTGGTTTTGGATTCTACGCTTTTTAGGAGCAAAACGATATGGAAGATTTTGGATTTTTGAGAGTTGCTGCGGTCTCGCCTGAGGTTTGTGTTGCGGATGTCGAAAAAAACACTCGCGTAATTTGCAATACGATTGATGAATTAAAGGAGCAGGGAGTTCAACTTGCGGTGTTTCCTGAACTTTGCATAACTGGCTACACTTGTGCAGACCTTTTTTTTCAGGATGAATTGCTGGCAAGTGCGAAAAAATCTCTTTTAAAAATCCTTCTTCATGCGGACAAAATTGCAGTTTTGGTTGGTCTTCCGTTAAAAGCGATGAACGGAGTGTTGTACAACTGTGCCGCTTTGTTGTGCGGAAAAACGATAAGAATTTATCCAAAAACTTTTGTTCCAAATTATGCTGAATTTTACGAAAAGCGATGGTTTACTTCTTATGCAGGCGAGCAGGGACTTTTTGAATACGAAACTGGCGGTCTTGTAAAACTGAATACAGAAGCGAATGGTTTTACTGGTGCGATTCTCGGCTGTGAAATTTGCGAAGATGCTTGGGTTAGTGTTTCGCCTTCTGCAATTTCCTGCTTAAACGGAGCAAATGTGATTGCAAACCTTTCTGCTGGAAACGAATTGATTGGTAAATCTTCCTACAGAAAAAATCTTATTTCAATCAACAGTGCAAAAAATATCTGCGCTTACATTTATGCAAACGCAGGCGTTGGAGAGTCCACTCAGGATTTGGTATTTTCCGGACATTCTTTGATTTGTGAAAACGGTTCGGTGCTTAAAGAAAAAAATCCTTTTGATGAAAGTTCTTCTTATATAATTTGCGACATAGATTTGCAGAAAATAAATTATGAACGAAGGCGAACAGAAACTTTTGGTCAGCCTAATCTGTTAAAAAAGTCAGAATTGAAGTTTGAAGAGATAACTGTTGCGTCTACAGATTTTGCGTCTTTAAAAAGAAAGGTCGAAGGCAAGCCTTTTGTTCCTTCTTCTGCTGTCGAATGTAAACAAAGATGTGAAGAAATTTCTCGATTGCAGGCGTGGGCTCTTGTAAAGAGAATTTCCCATGTGAATGCGAAAACCGTTGTTGTTGGAATTTCTGGCGGGCTTGATTCAACGCTTGCTCTTTTGGTTTGTTGCCAAGCGTTTGACATTTTAAAAAAAGACAGAAAAGAAATTCACGCTATTACGATGCCAGGTTTTGGAACCACAGGAAGAACTTACGAAAATGCAAAAAAACTCGCGCTTTGTTGCGGCGTAACCTTGGTTGAAATTTCTATAAAGGAATGTGCGAAAAAACACCTTGAAGATTTGAATCATCCTTTGGATTTATATGATACGACTTACGAAAATGCACAGGCACGCGAAAGGACGCAAGTTCTATTCGACTACGCAAATATGCATTCGGGGCTTGTGCTGGGGACTGGCGACCTTTCGGAACTCGCTTTGGGCTGGTGCACTTACAATGGTGACCAGATGAGCAATTATTCTGTAAATTCTTCGATTCCTAAAACGCTTGTTCGCTATCTGGTAAATTTTTATGCTGAAGAATCTCAAGAAAAAAATAGGGTTTTGAGCAAAACTTTAAACGATATAATTTCCACACCTGTAAGCCCAGAGCTTTTGCCTCCAGATAAAGATGGAAACATTGCCCAAAAGACAGAAAACTCAATCGGTTCTTATCTTCTCCACGACTTTTTTATATATAACACTCTTCGAAACGGTTTTTCGCCAAAAAAGATTTTCTTTTTGGCAAAGGCTGCAATTTCTCAGGGCAGTTTAGAAAAATTCAGCGACGAGGCGATAATCAAAACGATGAAAACTTTTTACAATAGATTTTTTTCTCAGCAATTTAAAAGGTCTTGCATGAGCGACGGCGTAAAAGTTGGAAGCGTAAGCCTTTCTCCACGAGGCGACTGGAGAATGCCAAGCGATGCAAGTGCAAAACTGTGGCTGGATGCTGTGGAAGAATTGGAAAAAGAAATCTTAAAATCGTAGATTTTTTTTAATACAGTGTTTCGCCTAAAAGCCGTGCTATAAGTTGAACTGCCATGACTGCGGTTTCGTTTCTTACGTCGAGTATAGGATTAACCTCTACAACTTCCATCGACTCTACAAGACCCAAAGAACTCATTTCTTCCATAAGTAAGAGCGCTTCTCTGTATGTAAGCCCACCAGGCACTGGCACTCCTGTTCCCGGTGCTATGCTTGGATCTAGCGAATCCATATCAAAACTAACATGAACGCAGTCGCAATGTGTCCTAAAAAATCTTTTTACTTTTTTTATTATTTCGTCAAGACCACAGCGATCTATGTCGCTAATTGTAAAAACTGTAACTCCTGCCTTATGCATTAGTTCTTTTTCTTTTGGATCTAAATCGCGAATTCCGACAAAGCAGATATTTTTTGGGTCGATTTTTCGCTCTGGTTCGTAAAGCTTTACAAGCTCTTCTAATCCGTATCCTGCGCATGCTGCCAAGCATTGCCCATGAATGTTTCCTGTTATAGAAATATCCGCAGTGTTAAAATCTCCGTGCGCATCTACGTAAAGAACTCCCAGTTTTTTGCCAGATTTTTTACAGCTTGCGTTTAATCCTGCAACCGAACCCAAAACGATGGAATGATCGCCACCCAAAACAAGCGGAAATTCGCCTTTGTTTTTTGAAAGTTCAACTTTTTGCGCAACTTGCTCGCAAACTTTTACAATCGGTTTTAGATATTTTGCATTGGGATTATCTCCTACTTCCGCATATTCTTGTGGCAGGATATCCATCTGCTCTTTATCCGAAATTACATTTAAAGAAAGGGATTCAAGTTTGTTTCTAAGACCTGCCAAACGGATTGCAGAAGGTCCCATGTCGCTTCCGTGGCGTTTTCCGCCGTAATCAAGTGGAACTTCAATTATGTGCACATTCATGCTTCCTATGATACTGATTTAGAAAGTTAAAATGCAAGAGAGTTTTATAAATTAAAACGCAGCCGAAATCTATGCAAAATCTCCTTTTGATATTCCTCGCTTGAACTGGTTTTATTTCTGCTTTAAAATCAAACTATGTACTACTTTATAGTGAACGAATACGGCGGTTCAGGGCAGGCGCGCAGAACTTGGGAGCGAGTTCAATCTGTTTTGGACGAACAAAAAATAAAATATCAAAAATTTGTGCCAGAATGCAAAGGTTATTCCGCTGTTCTGGCAGAGCATATTTCAGAACTGGAAGACGACGACATTCGCCTAGTAGTTGTTGGCGGCGACGGAACTGTAAACGAGGTTTTGAATGGAATACGAAGTTTTGAGCGAATAAAATTTGGCGTAATTCCGACAGGTTCTGGCAACGATTTTTGCCGTGGCTTAAAACTTCCACTAAAAGATGTAGAAAAAATTACGCGAATGATTTTATCTTCAAAACAAACAAAAAATATAGATTTAGGAATAGTGAGTTCTGGAGGCAGGCGAAGAATTTTTGCAATATCGTCTGGCTTTGGGCTGAATGCAATCGTTGGAACAGGAATAAATACTTCCAAGATAAAAGTTTTTATGAACAAGCTTCACTTAAATTCAATGAGTTATGCACTACTGACAATAAAAACATTGTTTTCGATGAAAACCTGTAATTTTAAATTGAGTTTTAACGGCGAACCTTTGCAGGAGTTTGACAGAGCGATATTTTTGGCAGCGATGAATTTTCCGTGCGAGGGCGGTGGAGTTCCAATGGCGCCAAATGCGACAGCGAACGACGGCAAATTGAGTTTTACGCTTGCGGCGAGAATTCCCAAATGGAAGTGTTTTTTTGCGTTTCCATTTCTTCTGGCAGCAAAACAGCATTTAATCAAAGGCTTTTTTACAAGAGATGCAAAAACTTTGGATGTTTTTTCTTCGCCAGCAACAATAAGCCACACGGACGGCGAACTTTTTGGCAATTTGGAAAAAATCCATTATGAATGTCTTCCACAAAAATTAAAATTGCTTATTTAACAAGCACAAAAAGCAGAACTTGCATTTTATAAATTGGGCGGCTTTTTGCTGCTCCACTTCGTTTCGCAAAAATCGGGCTTTGCACCCTTCGCTAACGCTCATCGTCCTCGTCGCTTTGCTCCTGCGGTCGACGGCAGTGCCGCCACTCCAACCCCTTGCTGCTGTAAGCTCGCAGGCGGGCAGCGGGGCTACAAGTAGACCCTGCCGCATTCGTCGCACATGAGGTGCGACCTACAAGCAATGCTGACAGTTTTGGAGTATTTTCTGTATTCTATTCTTTTAGAACAGGCATCTGTTCGTTTGGATTTTCTTGTGGTTTTTCTTGCAAATTGTTTTCAACTTTCATTTTTAAGTCTTCTGCTTTTACAGAAAAAATTGAGCGTAGATTTCCTGTTGAAAGTTGTGTTTCTGGTGAACCGTCAATTTGAATATAAGCTGTGTTTGCAGCAGAACCAGATTTTCCGATATTCACTTTTCTTACGGTTTTTCCATTTTTTAATGCCGTCAATTCCATCGCAGTGTTGTCTAAAAATCCGTATCGTTCCAATTCGCTCGTTGCAGAAGAGCGGCTTATAATTCCCAATGTTTTTATCGAAGAAATTGCCTGTGTCAATTCCTGGACTTTTTTGTCGTCTGCCGCCTGTTTTTCATCGCCAACATACCAAAGTCCGCCCTCTAAAGAAAGTTTTATAATCCCGTCCTGATTTTTTATCTGGAGACAGTCTATTTTTTCTTTTAACTTGTATGTTTTTACAGGCGAGCGATTTGAAACTACAAGTTGAACCGCATATATCGCTGCAAGGATTGCAATCGCTGATAATAAAAATATTTTTCTCGATTTCATCTTCTATATTTCCTTAAAATTTTGTCAATTTAATTTTCTAATTTTTTATTTCGCGCTCATCGTCTGGATTGTATTTCTGCCTGATTGCATTTTTTCTTGCATTGAATTTTAAAAGCGAAATCAAGCCTGCAAGGGCAACCAGAACAACAAGCCCAAACTGATTAAAATACTTTACAAATTGAACGAGTGCCCCATTTTTTGCGCGCAGAGTGTTTAAACTCAAGCCTTTTGTCCTCATGTTTGCAAGGTCGGCTTCGCCGTTCATATAGTCAATCGTGTTTCTTACAAACATTGCAACTGGCTGCTTGCCACTTTCGTCCATCACCTGCCCTGTCGTTATTTTTGAAGTGCCAACCACAAAAACTTTTCCGTTTTGTACGCTCTTTGAATAGTGATTACTAAAATTTACTTCTCCCGAAGTTTTTTGCTCTGGATTTTCTTCAAAAGCGCTTTTGAATTTTCCTTCTAATAAAACGGCAAGATTTTCACTTTTCATAGCAGAAGAATCAGCAGGTTTTCTTATCATCTGCGGAATTGCGGTAACCTTGTCCTGTAAAAGCCAGGATTTTTTTGAAGAGCGGGCGAGAATCGTAGTTTTTATGTCTTTGTCCTTTATCGCTTCGGAAACATCGATGGAACTATTTTGCAGCATTATTACATAACCCAGATTTTTTGTGATTGGATTTTTTCTGTCCATATTTGACTTTTGCAAGAGCGGAGCAAAATACAGCGGAGTTGAGCCGGAACGTGCATCCTGATTTACATAGCAGTTTTCGTCCATTACATAATCGCTTCCGACGGAAAGTCCATATTTTGAAAAGAGTTTTTCAAGTCCGGTTTCTGTTTTTTTGTATTGTGGCATTTCGTAGTATGCGGCTTGTCCCTGTGGAAGAATTTCTTCAAAGCTATCCGCAAAGAATACGAGATTTCCGCCCTGCATCAAAAACTGGTCTAATCTGTAAAGTTCTTCATCTTCAAATTTATCTTTTGGACCATTTACAACTATGCATTTTATTCCAGAAGGAATTTCTTGTTTTAAGTTTAATTCTTTAAATTCGTATCTGTCGGAAATTATAGAGTTAAAAGTTGCCGCAGTTTGCTCGTAACCGTCTGTCTGTGCAAGTTCAAGTTCCCTATGGCCTTTTACATAACCAATCACATTCGGTTTAGAAACAAGGCTCTTTAAATTTTCTGCAAGGTCTTCTTCTAAAGTATCGAGCCCTGAAATTCCGTTCCCAAAAAAACTTCTGGTCATTCTTACGGGTAGCGTCCTGAAATTTCCGTCGTATTGGAGCACAAGACCTAAAATCGCATTTCCATCGCCGTCTTTAGAAGTCCA
This portion of the Treponema pectinovorum genome encodes:
- a CDS encoding right-handed parallel beta-helix repeat-containing protein, which translates into the protein MKKSFLKKTLGLLLVALVFLGCSNLSVNEAEGQLVDLDAERAISSASNLSVGTINKNTDYGDFTVLATSSKVVKITSTSTSYGGKTYSKAWDLQGGANGVMPTYRAFKFNLSSGEKFTAIVNANSNRTLQLSNGNQVVDSFAVTKTTNEYSYTAKASGTYYLYSKSSSLRVFAITKSGSASGGSSSGSGSSSGGSSGGGASSSESLSISQSKTQNGVGACSRLREITSVSQIKNAIQVSSASALKAALNSVSNGGAIVLSKGTYSFSETLTISSSNNGSSSAMKYVIAAPGTTADQVILDFSGQSLADSNRGIQLFGDWWHFYGITIKGAGDNGMYVSGNNNIVENCIFVENRDTGLQIARESSSLSNMSDWPANNLILNCTSYDNADKTGENADGFACKLTAGNGNVFDGCIAYSNSDDGWDLYAKEVTGPIGVVTIKNCIAFNNGKLTTGSTYGNGDMNGFKLGGSNGKVPTAHIVSNCVAFSNGHDGFTDNGNGGPLKLTNCTSYNNEKVNFNFGRTNKGEFTGLVTASPKNSDKYGTSSVASTLSKTLYFTNGKYYWLASATAITNGKKDVGTVVGTPSFKSTSLPSANTTVHASLRNADGTIKLGNILVPNDSNYIGARFSTQAATLKGVSLYTK
- the ybaK gene encoding Cys-tRNA(Pro) deacylase, producing the protein MKKTNAMRILDKLKIKYEVLTYEDDGEHELERGAAQNIAQKLNIQIEKCFKTIVMKNESMQIFVFCQSAAQEINLKKARTLTNSKEIAPVKSDELLSLTGYIRGGCSPLGMKKNFQTFIDQSALSCDKLYISAGIRGEQIVISPQDLIKATSAQTADFTL
- a CDS encoding CobW family GTP-binding protein, whose amino-acid sequence is MAKEKTPITLLCGYLGAGKTTLLNQVLSNQKGYKVAVIVNDIGEVNVDARLIAEGAKITDTSDIVPLTNGCICCTLKSDLSKNIENLIKSKKYDYVMIEASGVCEPMPIAQEIETIKNGVLDNVVGVVDAARLVDEFAGGNKLLNKEKIGEEDIESLLVQQIEFCSTLVINKKDLVTEDEFKKVRKVIETLHPGVKIIETDHGKVDVAEILSTGSFDFEKVYASAGWCKKLEEGDFDEDDEDEHEHGEHDHHDDEHGHHHEHEGEHHHEHDGHESEHDEHHEHEDEHGHHRAHHHHEHKHEGDSGADEDEYGIGTFIYYRRKPFVRQLLDEFASRWPKNIIRCKGLMWFEDEPEMAWVFETSGRQIQAGYSGQWIAVAPEKEQKEILEANPDIKKEWDSEVGDRMIKLCIIGQDLDKKAITAELDKCLAK
- a CDS encoding lyase family protein produces the protein METRNIFENISCIDHRYSLSEAEAFSGLSKYISEEASVRSHALCEAALVKAHLKLRGKLTAEISKKLDEVAQNIDPKEVYEEEEKTKHNIRALVNVMKTKVDGDIGPLIHLGATSVDILDTGLSCRMRDVTKNVVIPELKRLENYLCDIAERECATPQVGRTHGQHAVPITFGWEIAEFVARLGKSILKIEELSDNLVGKLAGPVGAYNGPSMIVKDPEELEKIYVEFLGLKPSEYSNQLVEVEHVLRLLLEMNVAFGIIANLADDLRNLQRSEIGEVFEYFAATQVGSSTMPQKRNPWNSEHVKSLWKAMCPRVITFYMDQISEHQRDLTNSASQRFIADYVAGFTMAVARMNSVVKGLQADKEGMARNLENAGGKVKGGVLAEPAYILLGEAGYNDGHEIIRNITLEAEKTGKTFFEVLKTHEKEYKDITAQLEKLGIENPANFFEHPANYCGLAAKKSARLAKKYRELMN
- a CDS encoding DUF1858 domain-containing protein, encoding MQQDLNAKTDDKKIKKDMLISTLVKEYPQLVEPLMMMGMHCVGCFASQLETLEEAAMGHGIDPEEVIEELNEFLHQEEVQNS
- a CDS encoding NAD(+) synthase, whose amino-acid sequence is MEDFGFLRVAAVSPEVCVADVEKNTRVICNTIDELKEQGVQLAVFPELCITGYTCADLFFQDELLASAKKSLLKILLHADKIAVLVGLPLKAMNGVLYNCAALLCGKTIRIYPKTFVPNYAEFYEKRWFTSYAGEQGLFEYETGGLVKLNTEANGFTGAILGCEICEDAWVSVSPSAISCLNGANVIANLSAGNELIGKSSYRKNLISINSAKNICAYIYANAGVGESTQDLVFSGHSLICENGSVLKEKNPFDESSSYIICDIDLQKINYERRRTETFGQPNLLKKSELKFEEITVASTDFASLKRKVEGKPFVPSSAVECKQRCEEISRLQAWALVKRISHVNAKTVVVGISGGLDSTLALLVCCQAFDILKKDRKEIHAITMPGFGTTGRTYENAKKLALCCGVTLVEISIKECAKKHLEDLNHPLDLYDTTYENAQARERTQVLFDYANMHSGLVLGTGDLSELALGWCTYNGDQMSNYSVNSSIPKTLVRYLVNFYAEESQEKNRVLSKTLNDIISTPVSPELLPPDKDGNIAQKTENSIGSYLLHDFFIYNTLRNGFSPKKIFFLAKAAISQGSLEKFSDEAIIKTMKTFYNRFFSQQFKRSCMSDGVKVGSVSLSPRGDWRMPSDASAKLWLDAVEELEKEILKS
- the rocF gene encoding arginase, with the translated sequence MNVHIIEVPLDYGGKRHGSDMGPSAIRLAGLRNKLESLSLNVISDKEQMDILPQEYAEVGDNPNAKYLKPIVKVCEQVAQKVELSKNKGEFPLVLGGDHSIVLGSVAGLNASCKKSGKKLGVLYVDAHGDFNTADISITGNIHGQCLAACAGYGLEELVKLYEPERKIDPKNICFVGIRDLDPKEKELMHKAGVTVFTISDIDRCGLDEIIKKVKRFFRTHCDCVHVSFDMDSLDPSIAPGTGVPVPGGLTYREALLLMEEMSSLGLVESMEVVEVNPILDVRNETAVMAVQLIARLLGETLY
- a CDS encoding diacylglycerol/lipid kinase family protein, with the translated sequence MYYFIVNEYGGSGQARRTWERVQSVLDEQKIKYQKFVPECKGYSAVLAEHISELEDDDIRLVVVGGDGTVNEVLNGIRSFERIKFGVIPTGSGNDFCRGLKLPLKDVEKITRMILSSKQTKNIDLGIVSSGGRRRIFAISSGFGLNAIVGTGINTSKIKVFMNKLHLNSMSYALLTIKTLFSMKTCNFKLSFNGEPLQEFDRAIFLAAMNFPCEGGGVPMAPNATANDGKLSFTLAARIPKWKCFFAFPFLLAAKQHLIKGFFTRDAKTLDVFSSPATISHTDGELFGNLEKIHYECLPQKLKLLI
- a CDS encoding DUF4340 domain-containing protein, with the translated sequence MKSRKIFLLSAIAILAAIYAVQLVVSNRSPVKTYKLKEKIDCLQIKNQDGIIKLSLEGGLWYVGDEKQAADDKKVQELTQAISSIKTLGIISRSSATSELERYGFLDNTAMELTALKNGKTVRKVNIGKSGSAANTAYIQIDGSPETQLSTGNLRSIFSVKAEDLKMKVENNLQEKPQENPNEQMPVLKE